ACTCAGTTGAACTGCCCGATCCGCGTTGCTATAACGTGACAGGACAAGCTCTGTGTGACCATCTGCCTCGTCCTTAACTGTGATCTCTCTTGCGCAAAAGGGAGTGAATCATGGCGACAGCATTACGAATGGAAGTGAATCCCAGCAGCATTATCAAGGCTGTGAAAAGGATGAAAAAGAAAGAACGGCAGATTTTTATCGAGGACTTAATCGCGGCGACTTCTCCGGAATACCTGCGGAGCATCAGGGAAGCTCGCTGGGACTATAAGGCCGGAAGAGTGAAGGATCACGATGAAGTCTTTGGCCGATGATCTATCGGCTGACCTACACGCAACGAGCAATCCGAGACATCGACAGACTCGATCCCTCCATCAAGCAACGAATCGGAAAACCCTCCTCCGTTACGAAGAGAATCCGCTGGCGCACGCTGAATCCTTGAAGGACTCTGATCTTGGCTCCTACCGGTTCCGTATCGGTGATTATCGGATCATCTTTGATCTCCAAGGGAAGAAAATCGTCGTCTTGCGGGTCGGCCATCGAGGAGAGATCTACAAGAGGTAACGCCACCGCTTCTCCCATAAAAGCATGAACCACCCTATCCTGATCTGGACCGACGGCAGTTGTCTCGGGAATCCCGGCCCGGGCGGCTGGGCCTATATTATCGAGATCGGTGAAGAGCGGACCGAAGCCTCGGGCCATGCGATCGAGACCACGAACAACCGCATGGAAATGACGGCGGCCATCGAGGCCTTGAAGAGCCTGTCTGCGTCCCGCATGGTCGTGCTCCATTCCGACTCCCAGCTCCTGATTAAAACCATGACCCTGGGCTGGAAGCGGAAAAAGAACCATGATCTCT
The DNA window shown above is from Nitrospira tepida and carries:
- a CDS encoding ribonuclease H family protein, yielding MNHPILIWTDGSCLGNPGPGGWAYIIEIGEERTEASGHAIETTNNRMEMTAAIEALKSLSASRMVVLHSDSQLLIKTMTLGWKRKKNHDLWAELDRLAALHRVSWQWVRGHNGHPENEACDVLAQRAASIAGGLGGGQAQGMSR
- a CDS encoding type II toxin-antitoxin system RelE family toxin, with amino-acid sequence MKSLADDLSADLHATSNPRHRQTRSLHQATNRKTLLRYEENPLAHAESLKDSDLGSYRFRIGDYRIIFDLQGKKIVVLRVGHRGEIYKR